The proteins below come from a single Phocoena sinus isolate mPhoSin1 chromosome 2, mPhoSin1.pri, whole genome shotgun sequence genomic window:
- the LOC116746364 gene encoding ras-related protein Rap-2a-like, which translates to MAGLGPRPAKGYRVVLLGSVAVGKTALATQFACGSFPEQCEPSVEELFSKVIEVNAAPALLEIVDTVGAEHLVTLKDLYIKNSDGFVVLYSVCSEASFEAVRPLRERMGRLRGSKAVPLVLVGTKADLDAQRQVLTARGRALAREWRCPFLEVTAKSKLMVDQVFTQVVREMEALAPPEEEVPAVPTNAQETWPSERFIG; encoded by the coding sequence ATGGCGGGCCTGGGGCCGCGACCCGCCAAGGGCTACCGGGTGGTGCTGCTCGGCAGCGTGGCCGTGGGCAAGACGGCGCTCGCCACGCAGTTCGCCTGCGGCAGCTTCCCCGAGCAGTGTGAGCCGTCGGTGGAGGAGCTCTTCAGCAAGGTGATCGAGGTGAACGCGGCGCCCGCCCTGCTGGAGATCGTGGACACGGTGGGCGCCGAGCACCTGGTCACCCTCAAGGACCTGTACATTAAGAACAGCGACGGCTTCGTGGTGCTCTACAGCGTGTGCAGCGAGGCCTCGTTCGAGGCGGTGCGGCCGCTGCGGGAGCGCATGGGCCGGCTGCGGGGGTCCAAGGCCGTGCCGCTGGTTCTCGTGGGCACCAAGGCCGACCTGGACGCCCAGCGCCAGGTGCTGACGGCGCGGGGCCGCGCGCTGGCCCGCGAGTGGCGGTGCCCGTTCCTGGAGGTCACGGCCAAGAGCAAACTCATGGTGGACCAGGTGTTCACGCAGGTGGTGCGCGAGATGGAGGCCCTGGCCCCGCCCGAGGAAGAGGTTCCGGCCGTCCCCACCAACGCGCAGGAGACGTGGCCATCGGAAAGGTTCATCGGCTGA